One region of Pseudoalteromonas galatheae genomic DNA includes:
- the aroK gene encoding shikimate kinase AroK has product MAEKRNIFLVGPMGAGKSTIGRHIADQLHLEFFDSDQEIERRTGADISWVFDIEGEEGFRKREESVISDLTEMQGIVLATGGGSVISKEVRNKLSARGIVVYLETPIEKQVARTQRDKRRPLLQTSEDSRDVLERLADEREPLYREVADHVVRTDEQSAKVVANQIIEKLDF; this is encoded by the coding sequence ATGGCTGAGAAACGTAATATATTTCTAGTAGGCCCGATGGGGGCTGGTAAAAGCACGATTGGTCGTCACATTGCAGATCAATTACACCTTGAATTTTTCGATTCGGATCAAGAAATTGAACGCCGTACTGGTGCTGATATTTCTTGGGTATTCGATATCGAAGGTGAGGAGGGGTTCCGCAAGCGTGAAGAAAGTGTCATCTCTGACCTAACAGAAATGCAAGGCATTGTGTTAGCGACGGGTGGTGGCTCTGTGATCAGCAAAGAAGTGCGCAACAAGTTGTCTGCGCGTGGTATTGTTGTTTACCTAGAAACGCCAATCGAAAAACAGGTAGCTCGTACTCAGCGTGATAAGCGTCGTCCATTACTACAAACCAGTGAAGACTCACGTGACGTACTGGAGCGCTTAGCCGATGAGCGTGAACCACTATATAGAGAAGTGGCAGATCACGTTGTTCGAACGGATGAGCAAAGCGCTAAAGTAGTTGCAAACCAAATTATTGAAAAATTAGATTTCTAA
- the aroB gene encoding 3-dehydroquinate synthase has translation MLELKVDLNERSYPIFIGEHLLSDEGRLKQYVGQGRPVIITNTTIAPLYLDNLLAIFDAQEPLYFVIPDGEQYKSLEWFEKISAFLLEHNCGRDTCLIALGGGVVGDLTGFVAACYQRGVPFIQIPTTLLSQVDSSVGGKTAVNHPLGKNMIGAFYQPKAVFIDTNTLSTLPAREFAAGMAEVIKYALIYDASFLDTLTDRHSQLSALDAESLQQVIYKCCAIKAEIVAKDETEAGLRALLNLGHTFGHAIEAQMGYGNWLHGEAVAAGMMIAANLACQRGALSTADVEKIRRVIALYQLPTEAPSDMTAAQFLQHMRKDKKNKQGKIRFILPTQLGQCALVDDVSDETVVTLIGR, from the coding sequence ATGCTTGAATTAAAGGTTGATTTAAACGAGCGGAGCTATCCCATCTTTATCGGTGAACATCTCTTATCAGATGAAGGACGACTTAAGCAGTACGTTGGGCAGGGTCGTCCCGTTATCATCACCAACACCACCATCGCACCTTTATATTTAGACAATCTATTGGCGATATTTGACGCTCAAGAGCCGCTATATTTTGTTATCCCTGATGGTGAACAATACAAATCACTTGAATGGTTTGAAAAGATCTCAGCCTTTTTACTTGAACACAATTGTGGCCGAGATACGTGTTTGATTGCCCTCGGTGGCGGCGTGGTTGGTGACTTAACTGGTTTTGTTGCTGCATGCTATCAACGCGGCGTTCCGTTTATTCAAATCCCTACAACTTTGCTGTCACAAGTAGACTCGTCAGTTGGTGGTAAAACAGCGGTAAATCACCCACTAGGTAAAAACATGATTGGTGCTTTCTATCAGCCAAAAGCGGTTTTTATCGATACCAATACCTTAAGCACCTTACCTGCAAGAGAGTTTGCTGCAGGTATGGCCGAAGTCATAAAATATGCTTTGATCTATGATGCATCTTTTCTTGATACATTAACCGATCGTCATTCTCAGCTCAGCGCACTAGATGCTGAAAGCCTTCAACAAGTTATTTATAAGTGCTGTGCAATAAAAGCTGAGATAGTCGCCAAAGATGAAACTGAAGCTGGGTTACGCGCATTACTAAACCTAGGCCACACTTTTGGCCATGCGATTGAAGCGCAAATGGGTTACGGTAATTGGTTGCATGGTGAGGCCGTTGCTGCAGGTATGATGATAGCTGCAAATCTGGCTTGTCAGCGTGGTGCGCTTAGTACTGCGGATGTTGAAAAAATCCGTCGCGTCATTGCGCTTTATCAATTACCAACAGAAGCACCAAGCGATATGACTGCAGCGCAATTTTTACAACATATGCGCAAAGACAAAAAGAACAAACAAGGCAAAATTCGCTTTATCCTGCCAACGCAACTAGGTCAATGCGCGCTGGTAGATGATGTGAGCGATGAAACCGTGGTAACTCTGATAGGTCGTTAA
- a CDS encoding SPOR domain-containing protein: MQSQILPSRAALVDRIAMQFDYGQNLITLVGSSGLGKSYLAESFLTDKYPDFNKAFVKLTANTSEFDVVRQLLEHSFRSPLIDQKLSLSENFMLLHDEQACGPCLWVLDNVRHLTSELVEQLQKLAKSSRETIYILATAQQPLLLPEGLDIHIEPLSTLESKRLMGMFYKDLPPDEDPIFNTFVAEAQGNPSVLLSWQPQQESLNLRAQSISASHRSQWQWYVIALCLMLTALMVALVYKQELKRYWTPTQDNEETVATAIDAQAVFEAPNATVEKVEIENDVQPKLPAEAPTQVETAPVDSILSALTEAKEDTTNNNNVLSEQANAAEKVDVDGAPATLTPRPVPQHIEPDPLTGNSWYLSRSDDEWVIQLLAVTEREIAAGFMAEHNEVVTQQFTVLRNGRTWFVVTTDAYENLASAKQAKAVLPEALQKGQPFFKRVSKIKQEITQSLGN; encoded by the coding sequence ATGCAGTCGCAAATTTTACCAAGCAGAGCTGCATTGGTAGATAGAATTGCTATGCAATTCGACTATGGCCAAAACCTGATAACCTTAGTTGGCTCTTCTGGTCTTGGTAAAAGCTACTTAGCGGAATCGTTTCTAACCGATAAATACCCAGACTTTAACAAAGCATTTGTAAAGTTAACTGCAAATACCTCTGAGTTTGATGTGGTTCGCCAGCTGCTTGAGCATAGCTTTCGTAGTCCTCTCATTGATCAGAAGTTATCTCTAAGTGAAAACTTCATGTTGCTCCATGATGAGCAGGCTTGTGGACCATGCTTGTGGGTTTTAGACAATGTCCGACATTTGACGTCAGAACTTGTAGAGCAATTGCAAAAGCTCGCGAAATCTTCTCGCGAAACCATTTACATACTTGCTACGGCACAGCAGCCCTTGTTGCTCCCTGAAGGTTTAGATATTCATATCGAGCCTTTATCTACACTCGAAAGTAAGCGCTTGATGGGCATGTTTTACAAAGACTTACCGCCTGATGAAGATCCTATTTTTAATACTTTTGTTGCCGAAGCGCAAGGTAATCCGAGTGTTTTACTTTCTTGGCAGCCGCAGCAAGAAAGCTTGAACCTACGTGCACAAAGTATTAGCGCTTCTCATCGCTCACAATGGCAGTGGTATGTTATTGCACTTTGCTTAATGCTAACCGCGTTGATGGTCGCTTTAGTGTATAAGCAGGAATTAAAGCGATACTGGACACCGACTCAAGATAATGAAGAAACTGTCGCTACTGCTATTGATGCGCAAGCTGTATTTGAAGCGCCAAATGCTACAGTTGAAAAAGTTGAAATTGAAAACGACGTGCAACCAAAGCTGCCAGCCGAAGCGCCAACGCAAGTCGAAACCGCACCTGTTGATAGTATTTTATCTGCACTAACCGAAGCGAAAGAAGATACTACAAACAACAATAACGTGCTATCAGAGCAAGCGAATGCAGCTGAAAAAGTCGATGTTGATGGTGCTCCTGCCACTTTAACACCAAGACCGGTGCCTCAACACATAGAACCTGACCCATTGACTGGTAACTCTTGGTATCTCAGTCGTTCAGATGATGAATGGGTGATCCAATTACTAGCGGTGACAGAAAGAGAAATTGCTGCAGGGTTTATGGCGGAGCATAACGAGGTAGTGACACAGCAGTTTACTGTCTTAAGAAATGGTCGGACTTGGTTTGTAGTTACTACTGATGCTTATGAGAATTTAGCGTCTGCCAAGCAAGCGAAGGCGGTATTGCCAGAAGCGCTACAAAAAGGTCAGCCATTTTTTAAGAGAGTGAGTAAAATTAAACAAGAAATTACTCAGTCTCTCGGTAATTAG
- a CDS encoding Dam family site-specific DNA-(adenine-N6)-methyltransferase: MQQKTRAFLKWAGGKYSLVEDISKRLQAASNDADTLVEPFVGAGSVFLNTQFKHYVLNDINADLINLYKELKRIPDEFISDAKRLFVELNNHPDAYYAYRQQFNESIDVYERAILFLYMNRHGYNGLCRYNLKGIFNVPFGKYKKPYFPERELYVFAEKAQYATFTCQSYSQVFETIPKSAVVYCDPPYVPLSKTASFTSYAKGGFNLDDQAQLANLAETAAFEKQTPVLISNHDTVWTRKIYNQAKLDVIKVKRTISPKGNGRNKVDELMALYHRP; the protein is encoded by the coding sequence ATGCAACAAAAGACTAGAGCCTTCTTAAAATGGGCAGGCGGAAAATACAGCTTAGTAGAAGATATTTCTAAGCGCCTACAAGCAGCAAGTAATGATGCCGACACGCTAGTAGAACCTTTTGTTGGAGCGGGATCTGTATTCCTGAATACTCAGTTTAAGCACTATGTCCTAAATGACATTAACGCTGATCTTATCAACCTGTATAAAGAGTTGAAGCGTATTCCGGATGAATTTATTAGTGACGCTAAAAGGCTATTCGTCGAGCTGAATAACCATCCAGATGCTTACTACGCCTACCGACAACAGTTTAACGAAAGCATTGATGTGTATGAGCGTGCGATTCTATTTCTATATATGAATCGTCATGGCTACAATGGCTTATGTCGTTATAACTTAAAAGGTATTTTTAACGTCCCTTTTGGTAAATACAAAAAGCCTTACTTTCCAGAACGTGAGTTATATGTGTTTGCTGAAAAAGCCCAGTATGCCACTTTTACTTGCCAAAGTTACAGCCAAGTATTTGAAACCATTCCAAAGAGCGCTGTGGTATATTGCGATCCTCCGTATGTGCCTTTGAGTAAAACTGCGTCATTTACTAGCTATGCGAAAGGTGGATTTAATTTAGACGATCAAGCACAGCTGGCGAACCTTGCGGAAACTGCGGCTTTTGAAAAGCAAACGCCAGTGTTAATCTCCAATCACGATACGGTGTGGACGCGAAAGATTTATAATCAAGCGAAGCTAGATGTGATCAAGGTAAAACGTACAATTAGCCCTAAAGGTAATGGACGGAATAAAGTTGACGAGCTAATGGCGTTATATCACCGTCCGTAA
- a CDS encoding DUF2970 domain-containing protein codes for MATSNSKLALVQSVCAAMFGVQSGQKQAYDFNKKHFWPFAFAGIVFVAVFVIGLIWFVNGVVLA; via the coding sequence ATGGCTACTTCCAATAGTAAACTTGCGTTAGTTCAAAGTGTCTGTGCAGCAATGTTTGGTGTACAGAGTGGTCAAAAACAAGCATATGACTTTAACAAAAAGCATTTTTGGCCGTTTGCTTTTGCCGGGATCGTTTTTGTAGCCGTCTTTGTCATTGGCTTAATTTGGTTTGTAAATGGTGTAGTGTTGGCTTAG
- the rpe gene encoding ribulose-phosphate 3-epimerase encodes MSDFLIAPSILSADFARLGEDVEKVLTAGADVVHFDVMDNHYVPNLTFGPMICDALRNYGITAPIDVHLMIKPVDSLIPEFAKAGASIITFHPEASEHIDRSLALIKESGCKAGLVFNPGTPLHYLDHVMDKIDQILLMSVNPGFGGQSFIPHTLEKLKEARARIDASGREIRLEVDGGVKVDNIAEVAAAGADMFVAGSAIFNQPDYKAVIDAMRQELAKVK; translated from the coding sequence ATGTCTGATTTTTTAATTGCACCATCCATTCTATCCGCAGATTTTGCGAGGTTAGGCGAAGATGTTGAAAAGGTACTGACAGCAGGTGCCGACGTGGTTCATTTCGATGTAATGGATAATCACTATGTGCCAAATTTAACCTTTGGCCCAATGATTTGTGACGCATTAAGAAATTACGGAATTACCGCTCCTATCGACGTACACTTGATGATAAAGCCAGTAGATAGCCTAATTCCCGAGTTTGCTAAAGCAGGGGCGAGCATTATTACATTTCATCCAGAGGCCAGCGAGCATATAGACAGAAGCCTTGCTTTGATTAAAGAGTCAGGTTGTAAAGCGGGTTTAGTATTTAATCCGGGCACGCCGCTACATTATCTCGATCATGTGATGGATAAAATTGATCAAATTCTATTGATGTCGGTGAATCCGGGCTTTGGTGGACAAAGCTTTATTCCACATACGCTTGAGAAATTAAAAGAAGCAAGGGCACGTATTGACGCTTCTGGTCGCGAGATCCGTCTTGAAGTTGATGGTGGTGTTAAAGTGGATAACATTGCTGAAGTTGCAGCGGCAGGTGCAGATATGTTTGTTGCGGGCTCCGCTATCTTTAATCAACCCGATTACAAAGCGGTAATAGACGCCATGCGTCAAGAATTAGCAAAGGTAAAATAA
- a CDS encoding HAD-IA family hydrolase gives MRFEGILFDLDGTLVDSVEDMYMALNLTLSELAHPIVSHALVREWVGNGIDMLVKRGLSGSHEVSEALSDSLALTAIERFKVHYDELVGQYAGLYPHVETGLSAFATVPKAIVTNKNRAFTLKLLDKLNLTAHFDCIVCGDDTDKKPSPAPLLLAAERLGIPADKLIMVGDSKSDILAAQGAKIPVIALNYGYNQGFDLKEFNPQYLCDGFLDIIPIINQR, from the coding sequence ATGCGTTTTGAGGGTATTTTATTTGACCTCGATGGCACGTTAGTTGATAGCGTCGAGGATATGTATATGGCGCTCAATTTAACCTTGTCCGAGCTTGCTCATCCAATTGTTAGTCATGCTCTAGTGCGTGAATGGGTGGGTAACGGCATCGATATGTTAGTAAAAAGAGGCCTAAGCGGTAGCCATGAAGTTAGCGAAGCGCTATCGGACAGTTTAGCGCTCACTGCCATTGAACGTTTTAAAGTGCATTATGATGAATTAGTTGGTCAGTATGCGGGTTTGTATCCGCATGTTGAGACAGGGCTATCTGCATTTGCCACAGTGCCAAAAGCCATCGTGACCAATAAAAATCGTGCATTTACGCTAAAGTTACTGGATAAATTAAATCTCACAGCGCATTTTGATTGTATCGTCTGTGGTGATGATACTGACAAGAAACCATCACCAGCACCGCTATTGTTAGCTGCCGAGCGTCTAGGTATACCTGCGGATAAGCTAATTATGGTTGGCGATTCTAAAAGCGATATTTTGGCCGCTCAGGGCGCTAAGATACCTGTGATTGCTTTAAATTATGGGTATAATCAGGGATTCGATTTGAAAGAGTTCAATCCACAGTACCTTTGTGATGGATTCTTAGATATTATCCCCATTATCAATCAACGTTAA
- the trpS gene encoding tryptophan--tRNA ligase, with the protein MSKPVVLSGIQPTGGMTIGNYVGAINQWLKLQNDHDCYFMLVDLHAITVRQEPQQLRDRVLDGVALYTACGIDPDKSSLFVQSQVPEHAQLGWVLNCYAQMGELNRMTQFKDKSAKHANNVNVGLFAYPVLQAADILLYQADQVPVGEDQKQHLELTRDIATRFNNLYGDVFKIPEPYIPEFGARVMSLQDPSKKMSKSDENPNGFVMLLDEPKKIEKKLKKAVTDSDEQARIYFDRVEKPGVSNLLTLLSVATKRSIEELVPEYEDKMYGHLKKDTADAVVNMLEPIQARFKEIREDQTLLNEIMKKGAEKASIRAEKTLKAVYDAVGFIPRG; encoded by the coding sequence ATGAGTAAACCTGTAGTATTAAGTGGTATTCAGCCAACCGGTGGTATGACAATAGGCAATTACGTAGGTGCCATTAACCAGTGGCTTAAACTACAAAACGATCATGATTGTTACTTTATGTTGGTTGACTTGCACGCCATTACGGTTCGCCAAGAACCACAGCAACTACGCGATCGTGTATTAGACGGCGTAGCGCTATATACCGCTTGCGGCATTGACCCAGATAAATCGTCACTATTTGTACAATCACAGGTTCCTGAGCATGCACAGCTAGGTTGGGTACTGAACTGTTATGCACAAATGGGTGAATTAAACCGCATGACGCAGTTTAAAGATAAGTCAGCAAAGCACGCCAATAACGTCAACGTTGGCTTATTCGCCTATCCGGTATTGCAAGCTGCGGATATTTTATTGTATCAAGCGGATCAGGTACCAGTTGGTGAAGACCAAAAACAGCACCTTGAGTTGACCCGAGACATCGCAACGCGCTTTAATAACCTGTATGGCGATGTCTTTAAGATCCCAGAACCTTATATTCCAGAGTTTGGCGCTCGTGTTATGAGTCTGCAAGATCCGAGCAAGAAGATGTCAAAATCAGACGAAAACCCAAATGGTTTTGTGATGCTGTTGGATGAACCTAAGAAGATAGAGAAAAAGCTGAAAAAAGCGGTAACGGATTCAGATGAGCAAGCACGGATTTACTTTGATCGTGTTGAAAAGCCTGGTGTGTCCAACTTACTGACGCTACTCAGTGTTGCAACTAAACGCTCAATTGAAGAGTTAGTGCCAGAGTACGAAGACAAAATGTACGGTCATTTGAAAAAAGACACTGCCGATGCGGTAGTGAATATGCTTGAGCCTATTCAAGCGCGCTTTAAAGAAATCCGTGAAGATCAAACTCTGCTGAACGAAATCATGAAAAAAGGCGCGGAAAAAGCAAGTATTCGTGCCGAGAAAACGCTTAAAGCTGTGTATGACGCCGTCGGTTTTATTCCACGCGGTTGA
- a CDS encoding anthranilate synthase component II — protein MLLMIDNYDSFTYNLVQYFQHLDVDVLVKRNDEISASQIKQLNPKYVVLSPGPCSPDEAGISLEVVKRLQGQIPILGICLGHQTIAQALGGKVIRAKQVMHGKTSQVHHNNIGVFQGLPSPYEVCRYHSLVVEQSSLPNALAVTAWTQTQEGERDEIMGLLASDRALEGVQFHPEAILTEHGLALLDNFIKRF, from the coding sequence ATGCTGTTGATGATTGATAACTATGATTCCTTTACCTACAACCTAGTGCAGTATTTTCAGCACTTAGATGTGGATGTGCTGGTAAAGCGAAATGATGAAATCAGCGCCTCACAAATCAAGCAGCTTAATCCTAAATATGTTGTGTTATCTCCAGGTCCTTGTAGCCCTGATGAAGCTGGGATCTCGCTTGAAGTCGTAAAACGTCTACAGGGACAAATCCCTATTCTCGGCATTTGCCTAGGTCATCAAACTATCGCACAAGCTTTAGGTGGCAAAGTCATTCGAGCAAAACAAGTGATGCATGGTAAGACGTCTCAAGTGCACCATAACAACATAGGCGTATTTCAAGGCCTACCATCACCATACGAAGTATGCCGTTACCACTCTTTGGTTGTTGAGCAAAGTAGCTTACCAAATGCTCTAGCCGTAACGGCTTGGACACAGACACAAGAGGGGGAGCGTGATGAAATTATGGGGCTCTTGGCATCCGATAGAGCACTTGAAGGTGTGCAATTTCACCCAGAAGCTATCCTCACGGAACACGGCTTAGCATTACTTGATAACTTTATAAAACGCTTCTAA
- a CDS encoding HDOD domain-containing protein — MTQENKQIRMAQALSERAHDLLISLNFAQKQIGYIHTFDISYGENIAQRTMLEVEIAAAAKRQESSTSHHKYIAKASKHLHSVIEEAITKQLHDLDNIYHEVIGIQDSVPAILDILAVRSASVGRLEPLVNDLSWLGRELVSLVNLPQYRKKNSKGTSIKVDTPALALRYLGLENLQMVIPTMAVRHWMPHATEPFGLMKRKLRELSMSTAIAAKELAPFFGVKEQHAFTLGMLLELGKVALIRLYLRTFEKVWQAKVQIARDKKQKDLHTALMELSPDPLFLRNLLIEHSAEISRKLIEKMELRYLPFNAVMEEYAQTYLPNAHKNITDPLPLTQVMQKAYGYGQLLVLKDSQLIEDDEAEILLNHLELTEEMRQQLAKCAFHNLQLTIL; from the coding sequence ATGACGCAAGAAAATAAGCAAATTAGAATGGCACAAGCGCTATCCGAGCGTGCCCATGACCTTCTTATCAGCCTCAACTTTGCGCAAAAGCAAATAGGCTATATCCACACGTTTGATATTAGCTACGGTGAGAATATCGCCCAGCGCACTATGCTAGAGGTGGAAATTGCTGCGGCTGCCAAACGACAAGAAAGTAGTACAAGTCATCACAAATATATTGCTAAAGCGAGTAAGCATCTACATTCCGTTATCGAAGAAGCTATCACAAAGCAGCTGCATGACCTTGATAATATCTATCATGAAGTGATTGGTATTCAAGACTCCGTTCCTGCGATCTTAGATATTCTTGCCGTGCGCTCAGCTTCGGTTGGGCGCTTAGAGCCTTTGGTCAATGACTTAAGTTGGTTGGGTCGTGAGCTGGTTTCGCTAGTCAACTTGCCACAATATCGCAAAAAAAACAGCAAAGGTACGTCTATTAAGGTCGACACGCCGGCATTAGCTTTAAGGTATTTAGGCCTTGAGAACTTGCAAATGGTCATCCCGACAATGGCGGTGAGACATTGGATGCCGCATGCTACAGAACCATTTGGTTTAATGAAGCGTAAATTACGCGAGCTGAGCATGAGCACGGCTATTGCGGCAAAAGAACTGGCGCCATTTTTTGGGGTAAAAGAGCAACATGCATTTACTTTGGGCATGTTACTGGAGCTTGGGAAAGTGGCCTTGATCCGTCTTTATTTACGGACCTTCGAAAAGGTATGGCAAGCCAAGGTACAAATAGCACGAGACAAAAAGCAAAAAGACCTACACACCGCATTAATGGAGTTATCTCCTGATCCGTTATTTTTACGTAACTTGTTGATTGAACACTCGGCAGAGATTTCACGTAAGTTAATTGAAAAAATGGAGTTACGTTATTTGCCCTTTAATGCCGTCATGGAAGAGTATGCGCAAACTTATCTACCTAATGCGCATAAAAACATTACCGACCCACTACCTTTGACGCAAGTGATGCAAAAAGCCTATGGCTACGGACAACTACTTGTTTTAAAAGATAGTCAGTTGATTGAAGACGATGAAGCGGAAATTTTGCTCAATCATTTGGAACTTACCGAGGAAATGCGTCAACAGCTGGCAAAATGTGCGTTCCATAACCTACAGTTGACGATTTTGTAA